From the genome of Pseudomonas putida:
CGTGGGGGCGGGCTTTGCGTCCGGGCGGGAACTGTTGCTGTTCTTCGTCAATTTCGGCGTCTGGGGGCTGCTTGGCGCGTTGGTCAGCGCCGCGCTGTTCACCTTCCTGGGCATGGCCCTGGCTGGGCTTGGCAATCGTCAGCGGGCCACCTCGCACAAGGATGTGATACAGGCGATATGCGGGCGCCACCTGGGCCTGTTCGTCGACTGGTTGATCACCTTCTTCATGTTCGCCGTCACCGTGGTGATGCTGGCGGGCGGGGGGGCCTTGCTGGAACAGCAGTTCGGCATCCCGGCATTGACCGGCAGCGTGCTGGTGACACTGCTGGTGGTGGGCATCGTGTGCCTGGACGTGCGCAACGTCATTCTCGCCATCGGCGCGATTACGCCGCTGCTGATCCTGGTGGCCTCGGCCATCGCCCTGTACGGGGTGTTCACCCGCGACCAGAGCTTCGCGGCTCTGGATGTGCTGGCCAGCCAGCAAGAGGCCGGGACCCGGCACTGGTTGCTGGGTGCGTTGTTGTATGTGTCGTACAACATCGTCGCAGGTGCGCCGATCCTGGCGATTCTCGGGGGATCGGCCAAGGTCGAGAAGACCGCGATCTGGGGCGGGTTGCTCGGCGGCCTGGCGTTGGGCGGGCTGATGCTGGTGATGAGCGCGGGGCTGTTGTCGCGCCTTGACAGCGTCGCCGACCTGCCGATGCCGATGCTGTCGATTGCCAGCGAAGTGTCGCCACTGCTCGGCGTGGTGATGTGCCTGATCATCTTCGGCATGATCGTCAACACGGCGGTGGGCACGCTGTTCTCGTTCCTTTCGCGGCTGTTACCGGTGGGGACGGCGCGGTTCCGCTGGGGCTCGGTGGTGACTGGCGTGGCGGCATTCGTCTGCAGCCTGGTGGGGTTCATCAGCTTGGTCGGTGAGGTGTATCCGTTCTTCGGTTATCTGGGCTTCGTGCTGATGGCGGCGGTGGTGATTGCCTGGCTACGGCGCAGCAAGCTAGGGCGGGCGGTACCTGCCTGAGGCGTGGTGGTTAAGGCGGCAAGCGGATCAGCAGCGGCGCTTGCCGCTGCTGATCCGCTTGCGGCGCTTGCCTGGGCGCACTGGCCAGCAGGCTGTCCTCCACCTGGCCGGACAGGTAGTACACCCCGGCCATGGCGCCGCTCTGGCGATTTTCCATCAGTTCCTGCCATTCCTGGTTCAGCGCCACGTTGAGGATCACCCTCAGTTGCTCGACCATCTGCGGTTGGTCGCGGTCATGGGTAATCATGCCGTAGCCCGCCGCTGCCACGGAGATCATCGCCCCGGCCACCTTGCCCACCGCCGATGCCACCGCGCTGGCGATGCCCCGCGGCGCCAGGGTGGCACCAAGCTTTTCACTGGCCTGGTTGGCCACCGATGACAGCCCCACGTCGGTCTGCCCCGGCCCTTTGCTGGCCTGCTGGTGCAGGTGCTGGCGCAAGGCCTGCCAGGCTGGTTGCTGCTCCAGTGGCTTGGCCCGCAACAGCTGGTACAAGCTGGCGTTGCGCGCAGCCGGCGGGCCCAGGGCGATGGCCGGGATGCGGTTGAGGCGCTGGCTGACCTGCTCGGGTGGTGCGTTGTAGCGGGCGATCAGCGCTGGCAGTTGCTGGGCGAACAGCTGCAGGTACAGCTCGCAGGCGCGGTCCCGGATAATCTCGGGGTTGATCTGTTCGGCCACCGGTTCGATCACCCGTTCGTGGTACTGCTCCTGCAGGTACAGGGCCAGGCGTTTTTGCGCAGGCTCGCGGCCTTCGCCACTGTCGATCTTGTACCAGGCCACCTTGAGCGTCAGCCACTGCTGGGTCCAGTAGCCGGTGAACCAGGGGATGAAGTCCTGCTCGGTACGTTGCTGGACCTGCTCCTTCCACACCCGCATCGAGCGTCGCGCATAATCGTTGGCCGAGCCGGCTGCGCCGACCGAGGCGTCGATCAGCTCGCGGTCGAGGCGTTGCCACATGGCTGGAGTCAGTACCACCGGCGGTGGCGGCGGGGGCGGGCGCTTGCTGGCGCAGCCGCCCAGGGCCAGCAGGAGGCAGAGCAGGATCGGGAATCGTGGGCTCACTCGACGGCCTCCCGGGTCTAGAGGCGGGGTGGTCATCGGAGTATAGGGTGGGGGGCAGGGGGCTGCTGTGCAGCCCATCGCCGGCAAGCCGGCTCCTGCGTTCAGTCGAGGTCGAGCTTGCCTTCCAGGCGGTCCAGATGCTCGTGCATCAAGGCCAGCGCCGCCGCGCCACCGGCCTGTTCCAGCGCGTCGATGATGGCGGCGTGCTCCTGCCAGGCGCAGTGTTCGCAGTCTGGAGCCTCGTAGCGGGCGATGATCAGCGAAGTCATCGGCACCAGGCCATTGAGAAAGCGCGCCAACGGGGCATTGGCGGCGACCTGAGCGAGTTTGAGGTGAAACTCGCCGCCCAGGCGGATGGCCGCGCAGCGTTCGCCGCGCTGATGATGCTGGCGTTCACGCTCCACCAGTTGACGCAGTTGGCGAATCTGCGTGGGCCGCGCGCGTTGCGCGGCCAGGCCGATCAGCGTGGTCTCGGTCAGGCGCCGGGCGCTGAGCACCTGGCGTGCCTGTTGCGGGTCGGGCACGGCCAGGTGCGCCGTGTGGCTCGGACGCTGCACCACCACCTGCTGGTCCGAGAGGCGCCCGAGCACCCGGCGGATCACCGTGCGGCTGACACCGAAAACGTTGCCCAGGGCCTGTTCGGGCAACAAGCTGCCGGGGGGCAGGCGCTGTTCGAGAATGGCGTCGAACAGGCGTGGGTAGATCTGTTCGGCTGACAGCCTGGTTTCGCCAGCGGCCAGCAGGGCGGGCAGGGGGAGGGCGGCGTGGTCGGTCATGGTCGCTGTCTTGTCCTAAAGGCCCGGTTGGTCGTCGGGAACGTTCAGTTCGATGCCCATGCGCAGGCCTTCGGCGAGGATGTGCCGGCGCATCTGGGCACTGGCCTGGGCGCTGTTGCGTTCGCGGATGGCGCGCACCACCGCTTCGTTCTCGCGCAGGCGTGCGGCCAGGTGCTCAGGTGAATTGCGCAACATGTCGGCGCTCTGCTTGAGGGCATTGCCGGTCTGTTGCACCACGCTCTGGAAAATCGGGTTGCTGGTCAGGGCGAACAGCGCCTGGTGGAAGGCAATGTAGGCCGCCACGCCGGCCTCGCTATCCTCGGCGTCGAGCGCCTCGCGCATGTCCATCAGGGTCAGGCGCAGTTGGCCGATGTCCTGGCTGTTGGCCGATTGCGCGACCAGGCCGACGATGAAAGGCTCGAGGGTGTAGCGCAGCTCCAGCACGTCGGCCAGGCTGGCGGCGGCGCTGGCTTCGCTGCTGGGCGACTCGGCTCCTGCCGCATCGGCATCGAGCACCAGCACGCCTTTGCCGGGTAACGAACGCACCAGGCCCAAGGTCTCCAATACGATCACCGCTTCGCGCAGGCTGGGGCGGCTGATGCCCAGCTGTTCGGCCAGCTCGCGCTGGCCGGGCAGCATGTCACCACTGCGCCATTGTCCGCGGGCCAAGGCCTTGCGCAGTTTTTCCACCACTGAGTTGACGACGGTCGATGAGCTGATCACGGTGTGCTCCTAAAGTGGCCGGCGTGGGCGCCGGCCGGCTTCGGTCAGAATTCCTGTTGCTGGACATTGGCTGGCTTGCGCGGCGTGTGGGCGAAGCCTGGCTTGCCGTCGAGCACGTTGTGCGCACGCTCGAGGTCGATGTCCTTTTCCCAGCGGGCGATGGCCACGGTGGCGACGCAGTTGCCGATCAGGTTGGTCAGCGCCCGGCCAATGCCCATGAACCAGTCCACCGCCAGCACCAGCACCAGGCCGACCACCGGGATGGCCGGAACGGCGGTCAGGGTGGCGGCCAGGATCACCAGCGCCGAGCCTGGGATGCCGTGAGCGCCCTTGGACGTCACCAGCGACACCAGCAGGATGGTCAGCAGGTCGGTCATCTCCAGTGGCGTGCCGGTGGCGTTGGCGATGAACACGATGGCCAGGGTCAGGTAGATCGAGAAACCGTCGAGGTTGAACGAATAACCGGTGGGGATCACCAGGCCGACCGTGGAGCTGCCGATGCCCAGGTGTTCGAGCTTGCGCATGATCTGCGGCAGCACGGCATCGGACGAAGCGGTGCCGAGGACGATGGTCAGTTCTTCGCGCAGGTACTTGATGAATGGCAGCAGCTTGAGCCCGGACAGGCGCATCACCGTGCCGAGGACGATCAGCACGAAGCCGGCGCAGGTCAGGTAGAACAGTGCCACCAGGCCGCCCAGGTGCTGCAGCGACTCCAGGCCGTACTTGCTGGTGGTGAAGGCGATGGCGCCGAACACACCGATGGGGGCCAGGCGCACGATCATGCCCATGATGCGGAACACCACGTGGCTGAGCTCGTTGATCAGTCGCGAGATGCCGGCGGCGGAGTCACCCACCAGGTTCAGGGCGCTGCCGAACAGCACCGAGAACAGCAGCACCTGGAGAATGTTGTTATCGGCGAAGGCGCCCACCACCGAAGTCGGGATCAGGTCCATGAAGAACGCGGTGGCGCCATGGATGTGCTGGCCGCGCTCGGCCAGGCTGCTGGCATCGGCGCTGGACAACTGGTCGAGGTGGATATTGGCGCCGCTGCCGATGCCGCTGCTGAAGGCGAACACCAGGCCGATCACCAGGGCCAGGGTGGTGAGCACTTCGAAGTAGATCACTGACTTCAGGCCGATGCGCCCGACCTTCTTCAGGTCGCCGGCACCGGAAATACCGCTGACCACCACGCAGAACACGATCAGCCCGATGAGCATCTTGATCAGCTTGATAAAGCCGTCGCCCAGGGGTTTGAGCTGCAAGGAAAGGTCGGGAAAGCTGAGGCCGCAGGCGATGCCGAGGGCAAGGCCGAGCACGACTTGAAGGAAGATCGAACGCGAGCACCATTTGAGCATGGGAGTGATCTCAGGTCGGTGTCCTTGCTTCGGTGCCGCACGGGGCGAAAGAGCGCAGGACTTAATTATTGTGGTCTTACCGGTTTGTTCAGCGCGACGTCATGAAAGCGCGAAAAAAACCGAGTTGCAAGGGTTTTTGGCCTGACCGGTCTGACCAGTTGTGGTGCACTTGCCATGCAGTGGCTCTAAGCCGGTGCATGCGGCGCACGTTGCAATGAATGAAATGGCGCAAGGAGCCAGGCCCCGGCTTACTGCTGTGCAAGCAGCTTGCCAGGACCGGGGTGCGCAGCGCTTCAGCCCTCGGTTGGGGTGAAGGCCTGGGGATTGGCCTCGCTCAATGCCGTGGTCAACTCATCGATCAGGGCGGCCTGGGCCTGCTGGCGGCTTTGCAGCAGCAGCGCCGATGCCTGGGCATAAAGGCCGCTGTCGTGGCTCAGGTCGATCCGTTGCAGCACGCCGTCCTGGCGCCAGGCGATCTGCCCGATGTCCGCTTCCAGCCTGTCGATGTAGGTTTGGGGCACGGCCGGGCCTGTGTAGGGGCCGGGGGCAGGATCCGCTTCGTTGAGCGTGTCGAAGTACTCCGAGGCTGCCTCCCACTCCAACTGCAGGGCCTCGAACGACGCCGGGCGCAAGCGCTGCAACCAGCGCTGCCAGAAGGCCTGCTCGCCGGCCCACTCGCGCAGGTGTGACGCCGAGGCCGCGCTCCTACCTCCTCGGCGATGGCCTGCAAGGTGGCATCGCTCACCCGCGCCAGATATTCGAAACGCATGCCCTCGGGCTGCGCCGGCAAGCGTAAGCGGCTCTGCAGGCGGATACGTGCATAGAGCGCGATCTCCAGTTCATCGAGAGGCAGGCTCGGATCGACCAGCTGTTCGTCGCTCAGCGTGTCATAGCTGACCAATGCCGGCGCGTCCAGGCCTTCGTCTAGGGCGGTGCGACGTGCCCGGCGGGCATTGAACAGTGTGCCGATGCGTTCATCGAGCAATTGCTGGCGCAGCAGTCCGGTGGCGCTATCCACCGCTACCTGCTCATGGCTGGCGCCGGGCGCGGCGTGGGCCACCGCCTGCCATAGCGAGACTTCGGTCTCGACCTGCTGGAACAGCAGGCTGGCCTGATCGACGCAGGCTTGAGCGGCATCGTTCAACAGGTCGTTGATCCGCTGCTGCAGTTCGCTGAAGCCCCAGCTGGCGTCGTCGTGCGAGGCATCGACCAAGGTTTGCATTACATGGCGCATGCGTTCGTTGCTGGCCTCGGGGCTGCGTGAATAGGCCTCGGTGTCGGGTAGGCGTTGGTAGAGGTCATGCAACGGTCGCCACTGTGGGTCGAACCAGAGCTCGCTCAGGTGGGCGCGTAATGTCGACGGCCAGCCGCTGGACCAGTCGGTGTCGTCGTGTTCTCCCCTCACCGGCAGGCCGGCCTCCTCGAGGCTGCGCAGCGCGATGTCGCTGAAAGGGTTGTCGTCGAAGGCATAGTTGAGTTCCTGATCGTCTTCTCGAATCAGCCAGGCGAACGCGGTATCACGCAGGTCCGGGGCATCGCTCAGTTCGTTCATGCTCAGGTCTATGGAGCGCAGTCTCAGCGGGGATTGGTTCATCAACTGCACCAGGCCGTTCGGCCACTCCTGCAGGCCTGCGTGCTCCAGATCCAGTTGCGCGAGCTGCGTCCACCCGGTCAGATCGGGCGCAAGCTCCAGGGGGTTATGCCGCAACGAGAGCAACTGCAGACGGTTGAGGCTTGCCAGTGCGGCGCGGCTGTCTTCGGTCAGGGTGATGGCGTTGCGGCCCAGCTCCAGGTGGGTCAGCGCTGGCAAGCGCTCCAAGGCACGGAAGTGTTCTGCTCCCAGGGCCAGGGCGTTGCTGTCGAGTTGCAGGAATCGCAGCGACTGCAAACTGGCAAGCTGCTCGAGGGCAGCCACGGGCAGCGTGGTGATACCGTGACTGAGGTTGAGTTGTCGCAGTGCGGGCATGCTCGTCAGGGTCTGGCATAGACTTGCCTGGCTGAGGTCGAGGTTGTTGTGAGACAGATCGAGGGTTTCGATTTCTCGCAGCTCGCTCAGTACGGTCGGCAGAGCACTCAGGGCGTTAGCTTCCAGATCCAGGTGACGCACGCCTGGGAACGTGCGAAGAAAACCATCGAGCAAGGTCGGGGAGCGTGCTGAAAGCCCGCTGATATGCAACTGGCGCACCTGCGGCAGCTGGCTTCGCAGGGTCGGAAGGCTCTGCAACTCGGTGATGTCGAGCCTGAGGGTGACGAAGTCGATGTCACCGATTTCGCCCTCGGTACTTTGCCGGCGCCAAGCCTGGCGTATTTGCTGGGCCAGGAGGTCGCGTTGGGTACGTTGCTGTCCGATGCCTTGCTCGACCCAGGCCTGCAGATCTTCGTCCAGGTGCCGGTAGTCGCTGCGCAAGCCTTCGAGCAGGCGCATGAAGGCGCCAGGTCGGCGGCCTGCCACGTGGCGCAGGTGCTGGCGCAGCAAGCGCCGGTCACGTTCAGGGGCGCTGGGGAACAACTCGTCGAACAACGCGTCCTCGGACTGCCAGCCGCGTCCGCGGCCGCTGAGCCGATAGCCAAGGCCTGGGCTGCCCGGCAGTCGGTTGGGCAAGCGAACCAGTGGCCGCACGGGGGCCATGCCCAACTGCCGAGCACAGCCTTCGCGATCGCTCACCGCCAATTGGTATATGGACTCGCGCAGGCCGTCGGTGTCGCCGATATGCAAGCCAAGGGCATTGCGCTCGCTGTCTGGCAGGGCGCGTAACAGGGCGTGGAACAGATTGCTTCGATTGGCCAGTACCTGCCCGCGTGCATCGCTTGGTTCATAACCATCGAGGCCGCGATTCACCTGTTTGAGCGCTGCGCCTGGGCGGCCTGTGGCATGAACCAGCCGACCGCCCTCTCGCAGCTCCAGGCGCACATTTCCGGTCCAGCCCGGCAAACGCTCCAGGTTGGTGAATACCAGCGTGTCGCGGTCGGGGTCTGCGCCGGCCACCTGGCGCAAGCGTGCC
Proteins encoded in this window:
- a CDS encoding GntR family transcriptional regulator, which produces MTDHAALPLPALLAAGETRLSAEQIYPRLFDAILEQRLPPGSLLPEQALGNVFGVSRTVIRRVLGRLSDQQVVVQRPSHTAHLAVPDPQQARQVLSARRLTETTLIGLAAQRARPTQIRQLRQLVERERQHHQRGERCAAIRLGGEFHLKLAQVAANAPLARFLNGLVPMTSLIIARYEAPDCEHCAWQEHAAIIDALEQAGGAAALALMHEHLDRLEGKLDLD
- a CDS encoding FadR/GntR family transcriptional regulator translates to MISSSTVVNSVVEKLRKALARGQWRSGDMLPGQRELAEQLGISRPSLREAVIVLETLGLVRSLPGKGVLVLDADAAGAESPSSEASAAASLADVLELRYTLEPFIVGLVAQSANSQDIGQLRLTLMDMREALDAEDSEAGVAAYIAFHQALFALTSNPIFQSVVQQTGNALKQSADMLRNSPEHLAARLRENEAVVRAIRERNSAQASAQMRRHILAEGLRMGIELNVPDDQPGL
- a CDS encoding C4-dicarboxylate transporter DctA; translation: MLKWCSRSIFLQVVLGLALGIACGLSFPDLSLQLKPLGDGFIKLIKMLIGLIVFCVVVSGISGAGDLKKVGRIGLKSVIYFEVLTTLALVIGLVFAFSSGIGSGANIHLDQLSSADASSLAERGQHIHGATAFFMDLIPTSVVGAFADNNILQVLLFSVLFGSALNLVGDSAAGISRLINELSHVVFRIMGMIVRLAPIGVFGAIAFTTSKYGLESLQHLGGLVALFYLTCAGFVLIVLGTVMRLSGLKLLPFIKYLREELTIVLGTASSDAVLPQIMRKLEHLGIGSSTVGLVIPTGYSFNLDGFSIYLTLAIVFIANATGTPLEMTDLLTILLVSLVTSKGAHGIPGSALVILAATLTAVPAIPVVGLVLVLAVDWFMGIGRALTNLIGNCVATVAIARWEKDIDLERAHNVLDGKPGFAHTPRKPANVQQQEF
- a CDS encoding dermonecrotic toxin domain-containing protein, yielding MPTASSSHFDFMQPRLPAWLAAATPTQRQTLERLVRGSHRAMRRVQALLSPIQAPSAFCRTRLEDALAHGFPDHELPDPDQGWLWHVTGKHDMSWLEAGMQNFDADEQVRLFLSRNAPGPMTLDAGRFVKVLRNLDLGEAYQYHLNDHLGQPVFLKALQAQDRAAFAAELCLARLKGELDDHGAALGDAALAGLPEATRQPLECSYLSLFDMPLNGPLLIRRQPQQSPEACLLYLPGHPTQPLRQYASLKAVGQAITEMLWQDHDRQFFLRYVKRSLQPAFALKLRETLYPSYPYPYLMPGEPVLEKGQHISVFKRLFPGPKALWQATLDKNVRLPWAHTPWDRECFGERARTQRERHLEDAADIVVPVAQRDAAAYQAHLQGWLQWGMNVLNVASFFVPGLAEVMLVVGGAQLVDEFLEGVHAANENEADAAINHLFAVFAGLAQFAILGSAVHAYEVAGPLHGWQRVGAGASERLWHGDLTPFSYPRPWPPDLPLTPSGIRHWQGRPWLELDGQALPLQASGKGRWRLAPQPGQRYQPSVFGNGAGSWVLEHERPLAWNGTTLMRRLGPVSAGLNDATLADALACSGYDDAALRELLTDHKPLPALLLDSLEAFGATHIGQAEAGDTTVLARDFPSLSPRARNEILEHATPGQRAELQRTARLPLPMAESARLYLRQARINRALARLRQVAGADPDRDTLVFTNLERLPGWTGNVRLELREGGRLVHATGRPGAALKQVNRGLDGYEPSDARGQVLANRSNLFHALLRALPDSERNALGLHIGDTDGLRESIYQLAVSDREGCARQLGMAPVRPLVRLPNRLPGSPGLGYRLSGRGRGWQSEDALFDELFPSAPERDRRLLRQHLRHVAGRRPGAFMRLLEGLRSDYRHLDEDLQAWVEQGIGQQRTQRDLLAQQIRQAWRRQSTEGEIGDIDFVTLRLDITELQSLPTLRSQLPQVRQLHISGLSARSPTLLDGFLRTFPGVRHLDLEANALSALPTVLSELREIETLDLSHNNLDLSQASLCQTLTSMPALRQLNLSHGITTLPVAALEQLASLQSLRFLQLDSNALALGAEHFRALERLPALTHLELGRNAITLTEDSRAALASLNRLQLLSLRHNPLELAPDLTGWTQLAQLDLEHAGLQEWPNGLVQLMNQSPLRLRSIDLSMNELSDAPDLRDTAFAWLIREDDQELNYAFDDNPFSDIALRSLEEAGLPVRGEHDDTDWSSGWPSTLRAHLSELWFDPQWRPLHDLYQRLPDTEAYSRSPEASNERMRHVMQTLVDASHDDASWGFSELQQRINDLLNDAAQACVDQASLLFQQVETEVSLWQAVAHAAPGASHEQVAVDSATGLLRQQLLDERIGTLFNARRARRTALDEGLDAPALVSYDTLSDEQLVDPSLPLDELEIALYARIRLQSRLRLPAQPEGMRFEYLARVSDATLQAIAEEVGARPRRHTCASGPASRPSGSAGCSACARRRSRPCSWSGRQPRSTSTRSTKRILPPAPTQARPCPKPTSTGWKRTSGRSPGARTACCNGST